The Leishmania donovani BPK282A1 complete genome, chromosome 8 genome has a segment encoding these proteins:
- a CDS encoding protein kinase, putative, whose translation MPRHSRHSMGLTLLAAPRATPPMKAAAGVSPMKTPAAHEQEVPMHPPEGRHQPLSSRCSSSPAWLRKVKHVGTAARNVLCRLDICWAVFYFVFLVCVGSVSSSISYRLVSRSLIEAGRSLHENRITTVNKLIDQSMDRVDDMAGGLLTLYMKTQFLMQSEKTLSVLCALLERYDEARNYRAFSVISLEQLEMISCWRGSAEADAGGPLIGAISLNHTVNATYYVNRSNYMLNRPLQVSAVIPEGNGTVAALVSNYAASELIEYTQAYYKGSIDSVDIRLRWLQPSSHPHLIYYNYPAGLIYRSLKLPTNVSITDCTQVHIDGARLALNTIGEAKSGFLLAVFVNQSLADADPLIMSNNWGQQTVHDNIIFPFSEHAPTAYLKSSNVSHPLMREALKHVDLSRMRDPGYKHSVDFRYNDARAVITVWAYTSCHGLTLPLVYVNSQNTVTGPYLRLHDTLNGVLAAVMVLVSLVFWLFVQLYFAAPLREITRLLNCSVQRGARALYRAGKHGIGALAEVRALGNAHNAAMRQLREVDAFVPAAVRKELPRGTLPAPLTVPIETTLAGLNVVMGSSENRAAHLARHLSTVVYITVRPPQPPPVASHSSSRTPAPLSTQPAGHDAAAITPRCKQRLSVMVQRAVHAVNATSSGPFATPAALEAFASVVHELAHTHRGTVLRLRPDTCILHFHAAVRAHLLPRQEVQLVNAADVDVVTEELAQQDARDAAAFALALLSWVDEQQTAEGQLELPRMPDVRALLDTSLFTCGQYRPADSEQTMTVALGRDVLRDAGSMVERIGVRVAMTEETAARVLRGGSGDSGAAAVSAIPVEALCTGRAEHDADELVLYEALCSRVASGTALQLYARCCFDGFARMRQGDYAGALTAFCGVAAIADLDPGLLPPCLRREVAASGATVGAVSVQVARLMRECERCVRAGVADGFQRVPRRPPGMDAVLPDDITPLGTAPPVSTARSGVPAASAKPRRMASSFTAPPWYPEVGDRHVMLLSNGAVTTRVVVPTPPAWVRDNHGMYWQLACRKSDCTPPELWACRILALGSAGAIASVNYIMYREVHPVVAKAIRDAPPGPISDALRRATPVCGPTAQQDAAIKRLITRHQELRHPNILAPLAYSQSVEGGVVLIWEFCPGGTLRQLLARYPRVKSVTFACFGLQMLSALSHLHERGVAHGRLNLDNVMVDSNGHCRLIGQFADHALEREIFHFKPSCYRSPAMAAGALPTPPCDMFCYGLLAMEAVTQQPCWRWATAAEYGGHRDSKPPSAKELADLMATGGQRFADAVVQGRVVLNLEQLDVGPITEHHNDTMISVCRRLLSLDPASRPTAAELREENKSVLNLLGITMEEDTR comes from the coding sequence ATGCCTCGCCATTCAAGGCATTCCATGGGCTTGACGCTGCtagctgcgccgcgagcgACACCACCAatgaaagcagcagcaggtgtaTCACCAATGAAGACCCCTGCCGCGCACGAACAGGAGGTGCCGATGCATCCTCCAGAGGGGCGCCATCAGCCACTCTCGTCCCGATGCAGCTCCTCTCCGGCATGGCTGCGCAAGGTAAAGCATGTGGGCACCGCCGCACGCAACGTTCTCTGCCGCCTGGACATTTGCTGGGCCGTTTTTTACTTTGTCTTCCTCGTCTGTGTCGGCTCCGTCAGCTCCTCCATTTCATATCGGCTGGTGAGTCGCTCGCTGATCGAGGCGGGGCGCAGCCTGCACGAAAACCGCATCACCACCGTGAACAAGCTCATTGACCAGAGCATGGACCGCGTCGATGACATGGCGGGCGGCCTCCTCACTCTCTACATGAAGACCCAGTTTCTGATGCAATCTGAAAAGACGCTCtcggtgctgtgcgcgctgctggagagaTACGACGAGGCGAGGAATTACCGCGCCTTCTCCGTCATctcgctggagcagctggagatGATATCATGTTGGCGCGGAAGTGCAGAGGCGGACGCTGGCGGGCCGTTGATTGGAGCCATCTCGCTCAACCATACAGTCAACGCCACCTACTACGTGAACCGCAGTAACTACATGCTCAACCGCCCTTTGCAGGTGAGCGCGGTTATCCCCGAAGGGAacggcaccgtcgctgctcttGTCAGCAACTACGCTGCAAGTGAGCTGATCGAGTACACACAGGCATACTACAAGGGCAGCATTGACTCAGTCGACATCCGGCTAAGGTGGCTGCAACCATCCTCGCATCCGCACCTCATCTACTACAACTATCCTGCCGGGTTAATTTACCGTAGCCTCAAGCTCCCGACGAACGTCAGTATCACTGATTGCACGCAGGTGCACATCGATGGCGCGCGGCTCGCCCTCAACACCATCGGCGAAGCCAAGTCCGGTTTCCTCTTGGCCGTCTTTGTCAACCAAAGCCTCGCAGACGCCGACCCGCTTATCATGTCCAACAACTGGGGTCAGCAGACAGTGCACGACAATATTATTTTTCCTTTCAGCGAGCATGCACCCACGGCCTACCTCAAGTCGAGCAACGTCAGCCACCCACTCATGCGCGAGGCGCTCAAGCACGTCGACCTCTCCCGCATGCGAGACCCCGGTTACAAGCACAGCGTCGATTTTCGCTACAACGACGCACGCGCCGTCATCACCGTATGGGCCTACACATCGTGCCACGGTCTGACGCTGCCACTGGTGTACGTCAACTCCCAGAATACTGTCACTGGTCCCTACCTGCGGCTGCACGATACCCTCAACGGTGTCCTTGCCGCCGTCATGGTGCTCGTCAGTTTGGTCTTTTGGCTGTTCGTGCAGCTGTACtttgcggcgccgctgcgcgagatcACGCGGCTGCTGAACTGCAGCGTGCAGcgaggtgcgcgtgcactATACCGCGCCGGGAAGCACGGCATTggtgcgctggcggaggtgcgtgcgctgggCAACGCACACAACGCCGCcatgcgccagctgcgcgaaGTCGATGCCTTCGTCCCCGCAGCCGTGCGCAAGGAGCTGCCTCGTGGCACCCTGCCCGCACCCCTCACTGTACCCATCGAGACAACGCTAGCCGGCCTCAATGTCGTCATGGGGTCGTCTGAGAACAGAGCCGCGCACCTCGCGCGCCACCTTTCCACCGTCGTCTACATCACtgtgcggccgccgcagccaccgccagTAGCGTCGCACAGCTCGAGCAGGACACCAGCACCTCTATCCACGCAGCCAGCCGggcacgacgccgccgccataACGCCACGCTGCAAGCAGCGCCTGTCAGTCATGGTGCAGCGTGCGGTGCACGCAGTCAACGCAACCAGCAGCGGTCCCTTcgccacgccggcggcccTCGAAGCCTTCGCCAGCGTCGTGCATGAGcttgcgcacacacaccgcggCACGGTGCTCCGCCTGCGCCCCGACACTTGCATCCTGCACTTCCACGCagccgtgcgcgcgcacctcctgccgcggcaggaGGTGCAGTTGGTCAACGCAGCAGATGTGGACGTGGTCACGGAggagctcgcgcagcaggacgcacgcgatgcggctgccTTTGCTCTGGCTTTGCTGAGCTGGGTGgacgagcagcagacggcggaAGGGCAGTTGGAGTTGCCGCGCATGCCggacgtgcgcgcgctgctggacaCGAGTCTGTTTACGTGTGGGCAGTACCGCCCCGCCGACAGCGAGCAGACCATGACAGTGGCACTGGGCCgcgatgtgctgcgcgacgccggTAGCATGGTGGAACGCATCGGCGTGCGCGTTGCCATGACCGAGGAGaccgccgcgcgcgtgctccgtggtggcagtggcgatagcggcgcggcggcggtgagtgCGATAccggtggaggcgctgtgCACCGGCCGCGCAGAGCACGACGCGGACGAACTGGTGCTGTACGAGGCACTTTGCAGTCGTGTCGCCAGTGGCACCGCCTTGCAGCTGTACGCGCGCTGTTGCTTCGACGGCTTCGCGCGCATGCGGCAGGGCGACTACGCAGGCGCGCTCACCGCCTTCTGCGGTGTCGCCGCGATCGCGGACCTGGATCCCGGGCTGCTACCGCCAtgcctgcgccgcgaggTCGCAGCTAGCGGCGCCACCGTAGGCGCCGTGTCGGTGCAGGTGGCACGACTCATGCGCGAGTGCGAacgctgcgtgcgtgcaggcgTCGCCGATGGCTTTCAGcgcgtgccgcggcggccaccggGAATGGACGCCGTGCTGCCAGATGACATCACGCCCCtcggcacggcgccgccggtgagcaCCGCTCGCAGCGGCGTCCCCGCAGCAAGCGCCAAACCGCGAAGAATGGCAAGTAGCttcacggcgccgccatggTATCCAGAGGTGGGCGACCGACACGTGATGCTGCTGAGCAACGGTGCTGTCACCACGCGTGTGGTGGTGCCAACGCCGCCAGCATGGGTGCGCGACAACCACGGAATGTACTGGCAGCTCGCGTGCAGGAAAAGCGACTGTACCCCACCAGAGCTGTGGGCTTGCCGCATCCTTGCGCTAGgctccgccggcgccatcgcctccgtcAACTACATCATGTACCGCGAGGTGCACCCGGTGGTAGCCAAGGCCATTCGCGATGCACCTCCGGGCCCCATcagcgatgcgctgcgccgcgctaCACCCGTGTGCGGGCCCACAGCACAGCAGGACGCCGCCATTAAGCGCTTGATTACGAGGCATCAAGAGCTGCGGCACCCCAACATTCTTGCACCGCTGGCGTACTCACAGTCAGTGGAGGGTGGCGTGGTGCTGATCTGGGAATTTTGCCCTGGTGggacgctgcggcagctgctggctCGCTATCCGCGGGTCAAGTCCGTCACCTTCGCATGTTTTGGGCTACAGATGTTGTCTGCCCTCTCCCACCTCCACGAGCGTGGAGTGGCGCACGGTAGGCTGAACCTGGACAACGTCATGGTGGACTCGAATGGTCACTGCCGGTTAATCGGGCAGTTTGCGGATCATGCGTTGGAGCGGGAGATCTTCCACTTCAAGCCGTCGTGCTACCGGAGCCCCGCCATGGCCGCTGGTGCCCTCccaacgccgccgtgcgaCATGTTCTGTTACGGGTTGCTGGCGATGGAGGCagtgacgcagcagccgtgttGGAGATGggccacagcagcggagtACGGAGGGCATCGTGACTCGAAGCCACCGTCGGCGAAGGAGCTGGCAGACCTGATGGCGACGGGTGGGCAGAGGTTTGCGGATGCGGTGGTGCAGGGTCGCGTTGTGCTCAACCTGGAACAACTGGATGTCGGCCCAATCACGGAGCACCATAACGACACCATGATAAGTGTGTGTCGACGGCTGCTGTCTCTGGACCCGGCATCGCGgccgacggcagcagagcTGCGGGAGGAGAACAAGTCTGTCCTCAATCTCCTGGGGATCACCATGGAAGAAGACACGCGTTAG